The Streptomyces pratensis genomic interval TCCGGGGCGCGGGGTGAGGTCCACCGCTCCGACGGGCCTGCGCCTGGTGGCGGCGGGTGGTGGCGGCGGACCGGGATGCACCGGCGGGACGGGGCGGAGCCGGGTGGTCGTCTCCACCGGCGGGGCGGGCTCACCACGCGGGGCGGGCGGGACGGCAGCCGGCGGGCCGGGGGCGGTGCCGGTCACGGGTGGCGCGGACTCCGGACGCGGGACCTGCGGTACGGACGGCGGGCCGGCCGGCCGGGGCGGCACTGGAGCGCGCTGCGCTTCGGTACTCATCCGTCCCCCTGGTCCACGTCCCCGTACCGCCCACGAGCACCCTTGCGCACGGGGCCCGTGGGTCGATCGTGTACCGGTCACTCTACGGGGTGTGCGGCACCCCGTGGGAACGGGACGGCGGGTGCGGGACGATCTGCACGGAACGTCCCCCTACCCAGTGGTACGGCCGTCTGGCAAGCTGCGGTCATGACTGCCCGCGCCACTGACCGGAGCCGCTACGACCGGGCCACCGCCCACCTCGACGCCCCGGTGGCCGTCGTCGACCTGGAGGCCTTCGACGCCAATGCCGACGACTTGGTGCGCAGGGCGGGCGGCAAGCCCGTCCGGGTCGCGAGCAAGTCGGTGCGCTGCCGTGCCCTGCTGGAGCGGGTGCTCGCCCGTCCGGGCTTCGCCGGCATCATGTCGTTCACCCTCGCGGAGTCGCTCTGGCTGGCCCGCGCCGGATTCGACGACGTACTGCTGGCCTATCCGTCGGCCGACCGGGCCTCCTACGCCGAACTGGCCGCCGATCCCAAGCTCGCCGCGGCCGTGACGGTGATGGTGGACGACCACGCGCAGCTGGAGCTGATCGACGCCGCGCGCGCAGGCGGCACCGAGGAGATCCGGGTCTGTCTGGAGCTGGACACCTCGCTGCGGCTGCTCGGCGGGCGGGTCAGGATCGGCGCGCTGCGCTCCCCGCTCCGTTCCCCGGCCCAACTGGCCGAGCTCGCGAGGTCGGTGGACCGCAGGCCCGGCTTCCGGCTGGTGGGGCTGATGGCGTACGAGGGCCATGTCGCCGGTGTGGGCGACTCGGTGGCGGGACGGCCGCTGCGGTCGCGCGCTGTCCGGCTGATGCAGGCGGCGGCGCGCCGGGAGCTGGCGGCCCGGCGCGCGGAGGTCGTGCGGGCGGTCCGTGCGGTGGCGCCCGGCCTGGAGTTCGTGAACGGGGGCGGCACCGGCAGCGTGCAGCACACCGCCGCCGAGCCGGCGGTGACCGAGATCGCCGCGGGGTCCGGGCTCTACGTACCGAGACTGTTCGACAACTACACCTCGTTCACGGGCCGTCCGTCGGCACTGTTCGCCCAGCCCGTGGTGCGGCGGCCGGGCGTGGGCGTGGTGACGGTGCTCGGCGGCGGCTATCCGGCGTCCGGGGCGGCGGGCGCGGACCGGCTGCCGGTGCCGTATCTGCCCGAAGGGCTGCGCTACGACCCGCAGGAGGGCCCGGGCGAGGTGCAGACGCCGCTGCTCGGAGCCCCCGCGGACGACCTGCTGATCGGCGACAAGGTGTGGTTCCGGCACGCCAAGGCCGGTGAACTGTGCGAGCGCTTCGACGAGCTGCGGCTCATCGAGGGCGAGCGGATCACCGCCACCGTGCCGACGTACCGCGGCGAGGGCCGCACCTTCCTGTAGGACGCCGCTCAGGGAGCGACGGTGCTGCCGACTCCGCCGCCCGTGGCGTCGCCGATCGGCCGGATGCCCTCGGTGATGGTGTCCATGAGGGTGAGCGGCAGCTCGTCCCCGCCCGCGTCGAACGCGAAGCGCACGACGACCGGTGTCTCGCTGCCCACCGCCGAGGGGAAGACGAGCGACTGCACATGGCCGCCGGGGCCGGCGCCCGTGGTGATCCGGCGGCGCACCAGATGTCCGGTGCGCCCCGCGACCGTCACGGACCTGGACGCCACTTCCTTCTGGGACCTGATGCCCCCGTGGATGAGGGCGTCGACGGAATTCCTCCCGTAGGCCCGGTCTGCCGCCGTTCCGATGTCCTCCTCCGCCAGTGCCTTCATGTCCGTGAGACCGGTGCCGCTCGCCGTACGGACCGAGACCGTGCCGTGGTAGCAGAGACTTCCCGAGTCGCCGGGGCAGGTGTAGGAGCCGACGGTACGCATCGTGGAGGCGTCGTCGAGGGTGTTCTCCGGCTTCTCCCAGCCGTCGGGGACCGGGAGCGTGACCCCGTTGAGCTGGTCTACCAGCACCGCGGCGTCGTCCTCCGGGCCCCCGGCGGGCGTCGGGGCGGGGGCGCTCGCGCTGTCGGTGGGCGGCGGCGCGGTACTGCCGGGCGAGGACCTGGACTCCGTACCGCCGCCCTCGCCCAGGACGAGGAACCCGGTGACGACTACGGCGGCGGCCACCAGGACCGCCGCGGTCGTGGCGACGGCGGCCCGGAGGCCCCGGCCGCCGCCCCGGGTGACGTTCGCGGATGCCTGTGGCGCGGACTGCGGATGGAGTCCCAGGGGCTGGGTGACGGCGGTGGAGCGGGTGTGTCCGGTCCACGCGGCGCCGTCCCACCAGCGCTCCGTGCCGGGCACGTTCACGTCCGGGTACCAGCCGGGCGGCGTCACGTTGCTCATGTCACCACTCCAGGGAGCGTCAGTCGAGCGGGGTCACGTACGCTCCTGAGATTCCGCCGTCGACGAGGAAGTCGGTGGCGTTGACGAAGGAGGAGTCGTCGCTCGCCAGGAAGGCGACGGCGGCGGCGATCTCCGTAGGCTCGGCGAACCGGCCGACCGGGATGTGCACGAGCCTGCGGGCGGCACGCTCCGGGTCCGTGGCGAACAGCTCCTGGAGCAGCGGGGTGTTGACCGGGCCGGGGCACAGGGCGTTGACCCGGATCCCTTCGCGGGCGAACTGCACCCCGAGTTCCCGGGACAGTGCGAGGACGCCGCCCTTGGACGCGGTGTAGGAGATCTGGGAGGTCGCCGCGCCCATCCGTGCCACGAAGGACGCGGTGTTGATGATCGAGCCGCGGCCCTGGCGCCGCATGTAGGGGAGGGCGGCCTTGCAGCAGAGGTAGACGGAGGTGAGGTTGACGTCCTGGACGCGTTTCCACGCCTCCAGGCCGGTCGTGAGGATGGAGTCGTCCTCCGGCGGTGAGATGCCCGCGTTGTTGAAGGCGATGTCGACGGAGCCGTAGGTGTCGTCCGCCGCCGCGAAGAGGGCTTTGACCTGGCCGGGGTCGGTGACGTCGACGCGTACGAAGGTGCCTCCCGCCTCCTTCGCGGCGGCCTTTCCGGCGCTCTCGTCGATGTCACCGCAGACGACGTGTGCTCCTTCCGACGCCAGCCGGCGGGCGGTGGCGAGGCCGATGCCGCTGCCCGCGCCGGTGATGACGGCGGTGCGGCCGGCCAGACGGCGGCAGACGCTGCCGGATTTGGTGGTCATCTGTGTTCAGGCCTCCGTGCCGATGAAGACGTTCTTGGTTTCGGTGAAGGCCGCGAGGGCGTCGGGCCCCAGTTCACGGCCGAGCCCGGACTGTTTGTAGCCGCCGAAGGGTGTCCAGTAGCGGACGGCGGAGTGGGAGTTGACGGACAGGTTCCCGGCCCGGACCGCCTGGGAGACCCGTAGGGCGCGGCCCACGTCACGGGTCCAGATGGAGCCGGCCAGTCCGTGGTCGGTGGCGTCGGCCAGCCGGACGGCGTCGGCCTCGTCCTCGAAGGGGAGCACGACGGCGACGGGGCCGAAGACCTCCTCCGTGGCGACGGGGGCGTCGGGCGCGATCCCGGTGAGGACGGTCGGGGGGAACCAGAAGCCGGGGCCGGTGGGCGCGCTGCCCCGGATGCCGTCCGCGCCGTCCGGGACGAACCCGCGGACGCGCTCCAGCTGGGCCAGGGAGATCAGCGGGCCCATCTGTGTCCTCTCGTCCGACGGGTCCCCCACGACGACGGAGGCGACGGCCGGGACCAGGAGTTCGAGGAAGCGGTCGTACGCGGACCGCTGGACCAGGACGCGGGTGCGGGCGCAGCAGTCCTGGCCGGCGTTGTCCAGGAAGGACATGGGCGCGGCGGCCGCGGCGGCCTCGATGTCGGCGTCGGCGAAGACGATGTTGGGGCTCTTGCCGCCGAGTTCGAGGGTGAGCCGCTTCACCCGGTCCGCGCACCTGGCCATGATCTGCTTGCCGACGCGGGCCGAACCGGTGAAGACGATCTTGGCGACGCCCGGGTGCCGGACCAGGGCGTCGCCCGCCACGTCCCCCGCGCCGGGCAGCACCTGGAAGAGGTGTTCGGGGAGGCCCGCGTCGAGAGCGAGCCGGGCCAGGTACTGGGCGGTGAGCGGGGTGGTCTCCGCGGGCTTGAGGAGGACGGCGTTGCCGGCGGCGAGGGCGGGGGCGGTGCCCCAGGCGGCGATCGGCATCGGGAAGTTCCACGGGGCGATCACTCCGACGACGCCCAGCGGTTCGAGGAACGTGATGTCGATCCCGCCGGGTACGGGGATCTGGCGCCCCGTCAGGCGTTCCACTCCCCCGGCCGCGTAGTCCAGCAGGTCCCGGACGTTGGCCGCCTCCCAGCGGGCGTTGCCCAGGGTGTGTCCCGCTTCGGTGACCTCCAGCCGGGCCAGACGTTCGGCGTGTTCGTCGACGAGGACGGCGAAGCGCCGCAGCAGCCGGGCCCGGTCGGCCGGAGCCAGCGCGGCCCAGGTGCGCTGGGCGGCCGCTGCGCGGGCGACGGCGGCACCGACCTCTGCGGCGGAGGTGGCCGGGACGGTGGCGACGAGCTCCTCGGTCGCCGGGTTCAGGACACGGTGTTCGTGGATCACGGGTGCCTCACAGGCGTTCGAAGGAGCGGCGGAGCTCCCAGTCGGTCACCGCTGCGTCGAAGGCCTCCAGTTCGACGCGCGCCATGTTGCGGTAGTGCGCGACGACGTCGTCGCCGAAGGCCTCCCGGGCGACCTCGCTGCTCTCCCAGAGGGCCGCCGCCTCACGGAGCGTGGTGGGGACCTGGTCGTATCCGGCGGTGTAGGCGTTGCCCTCGCAGGCGTCGGGGAGTTCCAGCTCGTTCTCGATGCCGTGCAGTCCGGCGGCGACGAGGCCGGCGACCGCGAGGTACGGGTTCACGTCGCCGCCGGGCAGCCTGTTCTCGAAGCGCGTGGAACGGCCGTGTCCGACGACGCGCAGGGCACAGGTGCGGTTGTCGTGGCCCCAGGCCACGGCGGTCGGGGCGAAGGACCCGGGCTGGAAACGCTTGTAGGAGTTGATGTTCGGCGCGTACAGCAGCGAGAAGTCGCGCAGGGCTGCCAGCTGGCCGGCGAGGAAGCTCCGCATCACGGGGGACATCGTGCCGTCGTCGCCCGCCATGACGCTGTGTCCATCGGCGTCCTGGAGCGAGAGGTGGATGTGGCAGGAGTTGCCCTCACGCTCGTTGAACTTGGCCATGAAGGTGAGCGCGACGCCTTCCTGGGCGGCGATCTCCTTGGAGCCGGTCTTGTAGACGGCGTGCTGGTCGCAGGTGACGAGGGCTTCGTCGTAGCGGAAGACGATCTCGTGCTGGCCGGGGTTGCACTCGCCCTTGGCCGACTCGACGGTCAGCCCTGCGGCGGCCATCTCGTTGCGGATGCGGCGCAGCAGTGGTTCGATGCGGCCGGTGCCCAGGACGGAGTAGTCGATGTTGTACTGGTTCGCCGGGGTGAGACCGCGGTAGTTGAGGTCCCACGCCTGCTCGTACGTGTCCTTGAAGACGATGAACTCGAGCTCCGTGCCGACATGTGCGCTCAGTCCGTGTGCGGCGAGCCGCTCCAGCTGCCGCCGGAGGATCTGGCGGGGTGCCGCGGCGACCGGCGAGCCGTCGTCCCAGGCGAGATCGGCCATGACCATGGCCGTCCCCTCGTGCCAGGGGATCCGGCGCAGGGTCGTGAGGTCTGGGCGCATCGCGAAGTCGCCGTAACCGTTGGACCAGGAGGACATCGCGAATCCGTCGACGGTGTTCATGTCCGTGTCGACGGCGAGCAGGTAGTTGCAGCCTTCCGTGCCGTGCTCCAGGACCTCGTCCAGGAAGAAGGACGCCGCGAATCGCTTGCCCTGCAGCCGGCCCTGCATGTCGGGGAAGGCGAGGACCACGGTGTCGATCTCACCGCGTCCCACGAGCACGCGCAGCTCGTCGGTCCCCAGCGGGGGTGTTCGGTCTGCCACGGGACACTCCTCGTTCGGCCAGCCGGCCGGTCTAAGGTATGGGAGAAAACCATTGGGGGGAAGGGAATCGGGACGTGGCGGAAGAGACCGGGGAGCCCGGGGCCTCCGACCGGCTGCTGCCCTTGCTGCGGCCGGTCCGCGCGGGCAACGGCTTCGAGGAGGCGCTGGAGCAGATCCTCCAGGTGGTCCGGCTCGGCCTGGTGCCCGGCGGCGGGCGGCTGCCGGCCGAGCGTGAGCTGGCCGGGCTCCTCGGCATCAGCCGCGTCACCCTGCGCGAGGTGCTGAGGGTGCT includes:
- a CDS encoding amino acid deaminase/aldolase — encoded protein: MTARATDRSRYDRATAHLDAPVAVVDLEAFDANADDLVRRAGGKPVRVASKSVRCRALLERVLARPGFAGIMSFTLAESLWLARAGFDDVLLAYPSADRASYAELAADPKLAAAVTVMVDDHAQLELIDAARAGGTEEIRVCLELDTSLRLLGGRVRIGALRSPLRSPAQLAELARSVDRRPGFRLVGLMAYEGHVAGVGDSVAGRPLRSRAVRLMQAAARRELAARRAEVVRAVRAVAPGLEFVNGGGTGSVQHTAAEPAVTEIAAGSGLYVPRLFDNYTSFTGRPSALFAQPVVRRPGVGVVTVLGGGYPASGAAGADRLPVPYLPEGLRYDPQEGPGEVQTPLLGAPADDLLIGDKVWFRHAKAGELCERFDELRLIEGERITATVPTYRGEGRTFL
- a CDS encoding DUF2510 domain-containing protein; translated protein: MSNVTPPGWYPDVNVPGTERWWDGAAWTGHTRSTAVTQPLGLHPQSAPQASANVTRGGGRGLRAAVATTAAVLVAAAVVVTGFLVLGEGGGTESRSSPGSTAPPPTDSASAPAPTPAGGPEDDAAVLVDQLNGVTLPVPDGWEKPENTLDDASTMRTVGSYTCPGDSGSLCYHGTVSVRTASGTGLTDMKALAEEDIGTAADRAYGRNSVDALIHGGIRSQKEVASRSVTVAGRTGHLVRRRITTGAGPGGHVQSLVFPSAVGSETPVVVRFAFDAGGDELPLTLMDTITEGIRPIGDATGGGVGSTVAP
- a CDS encoding 3-oxoacyl-ACP reductase, which gives rise to MTTKSGSVCRRLAGRTAVITGAGSGIGLATARRLASEGAHVVCGDIDESAGKAAAKEAGGTFVRVDVTDPGQVKALFAAADDTYGSVDIAFNNAGISPPEDDSILTTGLEAWKRVQDVNLTSVYLCCKAALPYMRRQGRGSIINTASFVARMGAATSQISYTASKGGVLALSRELGVQFAREGIRVNALCPGPVNTPLLQELFATDPERAARRLVHIPVGRFAEPTEIAAAVAFLASDDSSFVNATDFLVDGGISGAYVTPLD
- a CDS encoding aldehyde dehydrogenase family protein, whose protein sequence is MIHEHRVLNPATEELVATVPATSAAEVGAAVARAAAAQRTWAALAPADRARLLRRFAVLVDEHAERLARLEVTEAGHTLGNARWEAANVRDLLDYAAGGVERLTGRQIPVPGGIDITFLEPLGVVGVIAPWNFPMPIAAWGTAPALAAGNAVLLKPAETTPLTAQYLARLALDAGLPEHLFQVLPGAGDVAGDALVRHPGVAKIVFTGSARVGKQIMARCADRVKRLTLELGGKSPNIVFADADIEAAAAAAPMSFLDNAGQDCCARTRVLVQRSAYDRFLELLVPAVASVVVGDPSDERTQMGPLISLAQLERVRGFVPDGADGIRGSAPTGPGFWFPPTVLTGIAPDAPVATEEVFGPVAVVLPFEDEADAVRLADATDHGLAGSIWTRDVGRALRVSQAVRAGNLSVNSHSAVRYWTPFGGYKQSGLGRELGPDALAAFTETKNVFIGTEA
- a CDS encoding glutamine synthetase family protein; this translates as MADRTPPLGTDELRVLVGRGEIDTVVLAFPDMQGRLQGKRFAASFFLDEVLEHGTEGCNYLLAVDTDMNTVDGFAMSSWSNGYGDFAMRPDLTTLRRIPWHEGTAMVMADLAWDDGSPVAAAPRQILRRQLERLAAHGLSAHVGTELEFIVFKDTYEQAWDLNYRGLTPANQYNIDYSVLGTGRIEPLLRRIRNEMAAAGLTVESAKGECNPGQHEIVFRYDEALVTCDQHAVYKTGSKEIAAQEGVALTFMAKFNEREGNSCHIHLSLQDADGHSVMAGDDGTMSPVMRSFLAGQLAALRDFSLLYAPNINSYKRFQPGSFAPTAVAWGHDNRTCALRVVGHGRSTRFENRLPGGDVNPYLAVAGLVAAGLHGIENELELPDACEGNAYTAGYDQVPTTLREAAALWESSEVAREAFGDDVVAHYRNMARVELEAFDAAVTDWELRRSFERL